A genomic window from Thermococcus sp. EP1 includes:
- the rpsJ gene encoding 30S ribosomal protein S10, which produces MQKARIKLASTNISALNEVTDQIKQIAERTGVRMSGPIPLPTKRIRITTRKSPDGEGSATFDRFELRVHKRLIDIEADERAMRQIMRIRVPEDVTIEIELVS; this is translated from the coding sequence ATGCAAAAGGCAAGAATTAAACTGGCGAGCACAAACATAAGTGCTCTTAATGAGGTTACAGATCAAATCAAGCAAATTGCAGAGAGAACTGGTGTTAGAATGAGCGGGCCAATACCATTGCCAACAAAGAGAATAAGGATCACCACAAGAAAGAGCCCAGATGGCGAAGGAAGTGCAACTTTTGATAGGTTTGAGCTTAGAGTCCACAAGAGACTCATTGACATTGAAGCTGACGAGAGAGCTATGAGGCAAATTATGAGAATTCGCGTTCCTGAGGATGTTACTATTGAGATTGAGCTCGTCTCATGA
- a CDS encoding PqqD family protein, translated as MEDYLKLIPKRLDKIELRKIDNKYYLLIPMSSRLDFLARKLHGEYRRLELDEVGAFIWELCDGTRTIEQIGKKVKEKFGEEAEPLYERLVTFILELYKRNLILLGGWDEQRD; from the coding sequence ATGGAAGACTACCTCAAGCTTATTCCAAAGAGACTAGATAAAATTGAGCTGAGAAAAATTGATAATAAATATTACCTTTTAATCCCTATGAGTTCTCGATTAGATTTTCTCGCAAGAAAGCTCCATGGGGAATATAGACGACTCGAACTTGATGAAGTGGGAGCTTTCATATGGGAACTATGCGATGGAACAAGAACAATAGAACAAATTGGAAAGAAAGTCAAAGAAAAATTTGGAGAAGAAGCTGAACCATTATATGAACGCCTTGTAACGTTCATCCTTGAATTGTACAAGAGAAACCTTATTCTCTTGGGTGGATGGGATGAACAAAGAGATTGA
- a CDS encoding DMT family transporter produces MNKEIEGTLLAFIGMFLYGIEPVVIKANPANPMSFAAFSAIIASFILWSIVFSTSSWKDVKENPQYIPKAVLVGIFGTALAYIAYSYGAQLSTAINASLITRAEVLFSFVLAYILLRERITRKQILWSVLILLGLILVITQGKPVVPKKGDLLLLLVPLFWQSGHVIAKKLPYNPFLIAAFRNTFGGILLFILALPQGLEFSKFAIAEAIILSIGQVIWYLSIKRINLSKATAIITPAPAVAIGIALLLGEKFTSYHMIGFILITIGTLMVSRIKSELKEPA; encoded by the coding sequence ATGAACAAAGAGATTGAAGGCACTCTTTTAGCTTTTATAGGAATGTTTCTATATGGAATAGAACCTGTAGTTATAAAAGCAAATCCAGCAAATCCTATGAGTTTTGCAGCGTTTTCTGCCATTATTGCCTCTTTTATTCTTTGGTCAATTGTTTTTTCAACCTCAAGCTGGAAAGATGTTAAAGAAAATCCACAATATATACCCAAAGCCGTCCTTGTAGGAATATTTGGAACTGCCCTAGCATACATAGCATATTCCTACGGAGCCCAGCTTAGTACTGCAATAAATGCCTCACTAATAACAAGAGCCGAAGTCCTTTTTTCCTTTGTGCTCGCTTATATCCTATTACGAGAAAGAATAACAAGAAAACAGATCCTTTGGTCTGTTTTGATCCTTTTAGGACTCATCTTAGTGATAACTCAAGGTAAACCTGTTGTTCCTAAAAAAGGAGATTTACTTCTTCTGTTAGTCCCGTTATTTTGGCAAAGTGGACATGTAATAGCAAAGAAGCTTCCTTACAACCCATTTCTTATAGCAGCTTTTCGAAACACCTTTGGAGGAATTTTACTTTTCATACTCGCCCTTCCCCAAGGCCTTGAATTCTCAAAATTTGCAATAGCCGAAGCTATCATACTTTCCATCGGCCAAGTCATATGGTATCTATCAATAAAACGTATAAACCTCTCAAAAGCCACCGCCATAATTACTCCCGCCCCAGCCGTGGCAATTGGGATAGCTCTACTCCTAGGAGAGAAGTTTACAAGCTATCATATGATTGGTTTCATTCTGATAACTATAGGGACTCTCATGGTAAGTAGAATAAAAAGTGAATTAAAAGAGCCTGCTTAA
- a CDS encoding histidinol-phosphate transaminase: MKWRDKIRRELFDVEIPGGYADKLLHKDDILDCSLGTNPFGTPERVKRKLKTIEIDISRYPDVKYTELRNALSEYWGIEKESIFFGYGSMGCFEKVNKFVIRNGSKVLGVSPQYTRYVSDVVAMGGVYTPVFLKKENNFRIDLDDLIHSITEDHVLLYLDNPHNPTGQVLKLKEVEEIVEEASRKGVLVLIDEAYGDFVEKKESAINLSSDNLIILRSFSKGFGLASMRVGYAVIKNKELGKLYEKVDLPFPISAIGEVLAVEALKDQNFLENSRRQIATIKQKIIHALKRVFQIAETHPQTPIMLVSGEGDIYHYFLERGVLTVPGSAFKPLNNSYVRLRVPKNEKDLLSRLF; this comes from the coding sequence GTGAAGTGGAGAGATAAAATCCGAAGGGAACTTTTTGATGTTGAAATTCCAGGGGGTTATGCTGATAAACTCCTACATAAAGATGATATACTTGACTGCTCTCTTGGGACAAATCCATTTGGGACTCCAGAAAGAGTAAAAAGAAAGCTAAAAACTATTGAGATAGACATTTCTAGATATCCTGATGTTAAGTATACTGAACTTAGAAATGCTCTATCTGAGTATTGGGGTATTGAAAAGGAAAGTATTTTCTTTGGATACGGTTCCATGGGATGTTTTGAAAAAGTAAACAAGTTTGTAATAAGAAATGGATCTAAAGTTCTTGGAGTTTCTCCTCAATATACTAGATATGTCAGCGATGTAGTTGCCATGGGAGGAGTTTATACTCCAGTTTTTTTGAAAAAGGAAAATAATTTTAGGATTGATTTAGATGACCTTATTCACTCAATAACTGAGGATCATGTTCTGCTTTATCTTGATAACCCACACAATCCCACTGGCCAAGTGTTAAAACTCAAAGAAGTGGAGGAGATCGTGGAGGAAGCTAGTCGAAAAGGGGTCTTGGTGTTGATAGATGAGGCCTATGGAGATTTTGTTGAAAAGAAAGAATCAGCCATAAACTTAAGCTCGGATAATCTAATTATCTTGCGTTCATTTTCCAAGGGCTTTGGCTTGGCTTCAATGAGAGTAGGATATGCAGTTATAAAGAACAAAGAGCTTGGGAAGCTCTATGAAAAGGTAGATCTTCCTTTTCCAATAAGTGCGATTGGTGAGGTATTAGCAGTCGAAGCACTTAAAGATCAAAATTTCTTGGAAAATAGCAGAAGGCAAATAGCAACTATAAAACAGAAAATAATCCACGCCCTCAAGAGGGTGTTTCAAATAGCTGAAACTCATCCACAAACTCCAATAATGCTTGTTAGTGGAGAAGGAGATATTTACCATTATTTTTTGGAAAGAGGGGTATTGACAGTACCAGGGTCAGCATTCAAACCTTTGAATAACTCATATGTTAGATTAAGGGTTCCAAAAAATGAGAAGGACCTTTTAAGCAGGCTCTTTTAA
- the panB gene encoding 3-methyl-2-oxobutanoate hydroxymethyltransferase, with protein sequence MRQITVKKIMEMKGKEKIVMVTAYDYPSALIADKAGIDIIFVGDSLGMVVYGDENTLNVTMDQMLYHTRAVAKAVKRGLVLADMPFMSYEVSIEEGMKNAARLIQAGADAVKIEGGYDHRKLVKRLVRAGIPVMGHTGLTPQRYLRLGGYHITGETEEEIEEIIKDAKALEKAGAFAVVLEFVLSDVAKLVTEEVNIPTIGIGSGPHCDGQVLVWHDLLGVYEHAPPFVKKYADLRSIIQLALENYREEVKEGRFPSGKYYWEFLDKEDFEKKKQRVMEKLLEDELEE encoded by the coding sequence ATGAGACAAATAACAGTGAAGAAGATTATGGAAATGAAAGGGAAAGAGAAGATAGTAATGGTTACAGCGTACGACTATCCCTCTGCACTCATAGCGGACAAAGCTGGAATTGACATTATTTTTGTAGGGGATTCTCTTGGAATGGTGGTTTATGGAGATGAAAATACCTTAAATGTCACTATGGATCAGATGCTTTATCACACTAGGGCTGTAGCCAAAGCTGTTAAACGGGGCTTAGTTCTGGCTGATATGCCATTTATGAGTTATGAAGTGAGTATTGAAGAAGGTATGAAAAATGCGGCCCGGTTGATTCAAGCAGGAGCAGATGCAGTGAAAATTGAAGGGGGTTACGATCATAGAAAACTCGTTAAGAGACTTGTTAGAGCTGGAATACCTGTTATGGGCCATACTGGGCTTACACCACAAAGATACCTTCGTTTGGGAGGATATCACATAACTGGGGAGACAGAAGAAGAAATTGAAGAAATTATTAAAGATGCAAAGGCTTTGGAAAAAGCTGGGGCATTTGCAGTTGTTTTGGAGTTTGTGCTCTCTGATGTAGCCAAACTTGTTACAGAGGAAGTCAATATACCAACTATTGGAATAGGGTCTGGTCCCCATTGTGATGGCCAAGTTTTGGTTTGGCATGATTTACTAGGGGTCTATGAGCATGCACCCCCGTTTGTTAAGAAATATGCTGATCTAAGGAGCATAATCCAATTAGCATTGGAAAATTATAGAGAAGAAGTAAAAGAAGGAAGATTCCCCAGTGGAAAGTATTACTGGGAGTTCTTGGATAAAGAGGATTTCGAAAAGAAAAAGCAGAGGGTAATGGAAAAATTGCTAGAGGATGAATTGGAAGAGTGA
- a CDS encoding archease, whose product MKKWEHYEHTADIGIRGYGDTLEEAFESVAIALFDVMVDVRKVEKKEARHVEAEGEDLQSLLYDFLERLLILHDVEGLVFRDFDVKIEKSKEGYKLKAVAYGEHLSEKHEPKEEVKAITYHEMEIKRLEDGKWMVQLVPDI is encoded by the coding sequence ATGAAAAAGTGGGAACATTATGAACATACTGCAGACATTGGAATAAGAGGTTATGGGGATACTCTAGAAGAGGCCTTTGAATCAGTTGCCATAGCCCTTTTTGACGTTATGGTAGATGTGAGAAAAGTTGAGAAAAAAGAAGCGAGACACGTCGAAGCTGAGGGAGAAGATTTACAGTCACTCTTATATGATTTCCTTGAAAGACTTCTAATCCTCCACGATGTGGAAGGTCTAGTTTTTAGAGACTTCGATGTAAAAATAGAAAAGAGCAAAGAAGGATATAAGTTAAAAGCAGTAGCCTATGGGGAGCATTTAAGTGAAAAACATGAACCAAAAGAAGAAGTTAAAGCAATAACTTATCATGAAATGGAAATAAAACGGCTTGAAGATGGTAAATGGATGGTTCAGCTTGTCCCGGATATTTGA
- a CDS encoding tRNA (cytosine(49)-C(5))-methyltransferase, with translation MEEVLKINRSFYERYSQLDESKEFWNLLLTPLRQSIRINTLKAPLDYVKSRLEEKYELEPIPWVKEGFFINTREFGKMIEYSLGLVFPQEASSMIPPVVLDPKPGELVLDMAAAPGAKTTQLAQRMENEGCIIANDMKKWRVNVLIANLNRFGVLNTKVTVKDGAYFSRFENTFDKVLLDAPCSSVGMIRKSFKFLNDWSMKKVIMYSNIQKKLILAAYKALKPGGILVYSTCTIDPFENEEIVDYLLRKTDAKLEKINIPLKSTPPVLEFEGRKYSEEVKKCLRLHPEDNNTEAFFVARIRKP, from the coding sequence ATGGAAGAAGTATTAAAAATAAATAGATCATTCTACGAGAGATATTCCCAACTTGATGAGAGCAAAGAATTCTGGAATCTCTTACTTACCCCTTTAAGACAAAGCATACGAATAAACACCTTAAAAGCCCCATTAGATTATGTCAAGTCCAGATTAGAGGAAAAATACGAACTCGAACCAATTCCATGGGTAAAGGAGGGATTTTTCATAAATACTCGCGAGTTTGGAAAGATGATAGAATATTCACTAGGACTCGTTTTTCCTCAAGAAGCCTCTTCCATGATACCCCCTGTAGTCTTAGACCCCAAACCTGGAGAACTCGTACTTGATATGGCAGCCGCTCCTGGTGCAAAAACAACCCAATTAGCACAACGCATGGAAAATGAAGGGTGCATAATAGCCAATGACATGAAAAAATGGCGTGTCAATGTATTAATAGCTAATTTAAATCGATTTGGAGTATTAAATACAAAGGTTACTGTCAAAGATGGAGCATATTTTAGTCGGTTTGAGAATACCTTTGATAAAGTACTTTTAGATGCCCCTTGTTCAAGTGTGGGAATGATACGAAAAAGCTTCAAGTTCCTAAATGACTGGAGCATGAAAAAGGTAATTATGTATTCTAACATCCAAAAAAAGCTTATACTGGCTGCGTACAAAGCTTTAAAACCAGGCGGAATACTTGTGTACTCCACATGTACAATAGATCCTTTTGAAAATGAGGAAATTGTAGACTATCTCCTTCGTAAAACCGATGCAAAGCTCGAAAAAATAAATATCCCCTTGAAATCTACCCCACCAGTTTTGGAATTCGAAGGAAGGAAATACTCTGAGGAGGTGAAAAAGTGTCTAAGGCTACATCCAGAGGACAACAACACAGAGGCGTTCTTTGTGGCAAGGATAAGGAAGCCATGA